ATCCTTATATATACAATCAGCAACCTCTCCGAGATGCTTTAAGCCCTATTTTAGGGACTACTCGCATGTTTCAATTAAAAACTAATACTTTGATTACTGCCGTAGGGTTTCAAGGTGGAACTGGGCCAAGTAGCGATAATGTTAATTTTCCATATGGTGATGTTACAGGTAGCCAGTACTACCAATTTTCCAATGTTTTAATTCCGGGTTTTACTACCGGACAAAATTACACTTGTATTGATGTTGCTATTGCTACCGGTTCAGCACCGGTATTTTTTCGTCCAACTCTGATTAGCGGGATGCCTTCTGATACCTTCTTTATTGATGGCGGTTTGTATCAAAATAACCCAACTAGCCTTGGTTATGCGTTCTCCAATATATTATTCCCGCAAAATGTTGCTATTTGCATTCTTTCAGTCGGTACCGGCTACTCTGATCCTGATATCGAAATAACTACAACATCGAATAACTTAAAGGTAGCCCCTAATAATGGACTCGGATTACTTGCTAATAGTTTGAATTTAACACTAAATGGGGCAACGGATGCAGTAGAACGCCAATTTAAAATCATGTCTTTATATAAAGGTGCAACAAATAATCTATCCTACTATAGATTCCAACGTTTTCTTGCGGATCAGGAATTAAGTAAACTCGATAATCCAACGCCGGAAGCTATAGCATATTTAAAATCTGAGTCCAATCTTCAATATGGACAGGATGCTATAAAGATACAGCAATTTATTCAAAAATGTAATTTTCAAAATTAACCATTTTATACGATTTTTAAGAGTTACAAGTACTTATATGTTATAATAAAAAAGAAAAAGGAAACATATGGCAGACTTATCAAATATTACCGCTTTAAGTGGTCTTACTATTACCAGTGATCAAACCCTTGGTACTAATAATCCTAATGCTACCTTTGCCGTTAGCAATGTTACTACCGCTCAAAGAGATTTATTACAAAACGTTACTCCTTACGTAGTAAATGGAGCAACAGTTAGAATAAAGGAAGGAACTATCATATTTAATATCAGCGTTGATAAATTACAAATGTTTAGAAACGGAATATGGGAAAGTGTTACAACAAATATAAGTACTGCTACCGGAGTTGGGTTATCTTCATCTCCTTTTTCCATTCCATCCGGCACAAGAGTAGCAGTTGAGGTAGCTGCTAATCAGGTAAACGGATTTATATATAATGATACAACCAATAACCAAGTCAGAGGATATATCAATACTGGGTGGATGACTTTATTTACGGTTGCTACGACTGCTACAGGAGTAGGTCTTACTAACGGAGCACCTTTTGTATATCCATCCGGACCAAGAGATGATGTTGAAGTTGCTGCTAACCAGGTAAACGGT
The sequence above is drawn from the Candidatus Megaera polyxenophila genome and encodes:
- a CDS encoding patatin; amino-acid sequence: MQVIRILSLDGGGIRGLFSATFLEKFCNDAGIKGNELWKYFDIICGTSIGGIQGLAYSLGLSPTDVINLLTTNADSIFTIRAGVNPLQPLGPAGAATLGTVLAVPGVDPYIYNQQPLRDALSPILGTTRMFQLKTNTLITAVGFQGGTGPSSDNVNFPYGDVTGSQYYQFSNVLIPGFTTGQNYTCIDVAIATGSAPVFFRPTLISGMPSDTFFIDGGLYQNNPTSLGYAFSNILFPQNVAICILSVGTGYSDPDIEITTTSNNLKVAPNNGLGLLANSLNLTLNGATDAVERQFKIMSLYKGATNNLSYYRFQRFLADQELSKLDNPTPEAIAYLKSESNLQYGQDAIKIQQFIQKCNFQN